A section of the Streptomyces sp. SLBN-118 genome encodes:
- a CDS encoding DUF2252 domain-containing protein: MSVPRSAEVTAEERGEQILAVFETAFGQLLAADPAAFRVKFRKMAASAFAFYRGTACLFYNDLEREQHGGPFLDDRTGRVWIHGDLHAENFGTYMDANGRLIFNVNDFDEAYVGPFTWDLKRLAASLALIGYTKALSDEQITELVLVFAAAYRERIHALATGAKNDEVPPFTLDTAEGPLLDALRDARSLTRFSLLDSMTEIRDFERRFAPGGGSIELDAATRYKVLAAFDGYLETLPESSLTRPDSYRVKDVVGRRGIGIGSAGLPSYNILLEGNSDALENDVVIYMKQAQTPAVSRHITDASVREYFQHEGHRTVISQRALQDHADPWLGWTELDGAGQLVAEVSPYAVDLDWSDIDDPEEIAAVVGDLGRATATMHGAADYESGHSLVPFSTERAIDAAIAADEEGFPQLLVEFAHSYGARARADHQIFVDLFRNGRIPGLQVVL; the protein is encoded by the coding sequence ATGTCGGTACCGCGATCCGCCGAGGTCACAGCTGAAGAGCGCGGCGAGCAGATTCTCGCCGTCTTCGAGACCGCCTTCGGCCAGCTGCTGGCGGCCGACCCCGCTGCCTTCCGGGTGAAGTTCCGGAAGATGGCCGCGTCGGCGTTCGCGTTCTACCGGGGCACCGCCTGCCTCTTCTACAACGACCTGGAGCGGGAGCAGCACGGCGGCCCGTTCCTCGACGACCGCACCGGCCGGGTGTGGATCCACGGCGATCTGCACGCCGAGAACTTCGGCACGTACATGGACGCCAACGGACGGCTGATCTTCAACGTCAACGACTTCGACGAGGCGTACGTCGGCCCCTTCACGTGGGACCTCAAGCGGCTGGCCGCGTCGCTGGCGCTGATCGGCTACACCAAGGCGCTCAGCGACGAGCAGATCACCGAGCTGGTGCTGGTCTTCGCCGCCGCCTACCGCGAGCGCATCCACGCCCTGGCCACCGGCGCCAAGAACGACGAGGTGCCCCCGTTCACGCTGGACACCGCCGAGGGCCCGCTCCTGGACGCCCTGCGCGACGCCCGCTCGCTGACCCGCTTCTCGCTGCTCGACTCGATGACCGAGATCCGTGACTTCGAGCGCCGGTTCGCGCCGGGCGGCGGCTCGATCGAGCTCGACGCGGCCACCCGCTACAAGGTGCTCGCGGCCTTCGACGGCTACCTGGAGACGCTGCCCGAGTCCAGCCTGACCCGGCCCGACTCGTACCGCGTCAAGGATGTCGTGGGCCGGCGCGGCATCGGCATCGGATCCGCGGGCCTGCCCTCCTACAACATCCTGCTGGAGGGCAACAGCGACGCCCTCGAGAACGACGTCGTGATCTATATGAAGCAGGCGCAGACTCCCGCGGTCTCCCGCCACATCACCGACGCGAGCGTGCGGGAGTACTTCCAGCACGAGGGCCACCGCACGGTGATCTCGCAGCGCGCGCTCCAGGACCACGCCGACCCGTGGCTGGGCTGGACCGAACTGGACGGCGCCGGTCAGCTCGTGGCCGAGGTGTCCCCGTACGCGGTGGACCTGGACTGGTCGGACATCGACGACCCCGAGGAGATCGCGGCGGTCGTCGGCGACCTCGGCCGGGCGACGGCGACGATGCACGGCGCGGCGGACTACGAGAGCGGCCACTCGCTGGTGCCGTTCTCGACGGAGCGGGCCATCGACGCGGCGATCGCGGCGGACGAGGAGGGCTTCCCCCAGCTGCTGGTCGAATTCGCGCACAGCTACGGCGCACGGGCGCGGGCGGACCACCAGATCTTCGTGGACCTCTTCCGCAACGGTCGCATTCCGGGACTGCAGGTCGTCCTTTAG
- a CDS encoding DsbA family protein, with protein MSARNSQANKAAARERLRQERERQAKKEKTRRQFVVIGSTILVLAIAGGVGYAIMQSNKPTHWESVTDAKNITAPKNTSGENGTTVVLGKASAKKTLELYEDSRCPVCASFEQAVGPTVKKDIDAGKYKIKYIGATFIDGNKSINGEGSKNALSALGAALNVSPEAFAEYKTALYSKAFHPEETDDKFSKDSYLLKIAETVPALKGNSEFKKNVEDGTFDAWAMKMSDTFNKSGVGGTPTLKMNGKKVTAEGSDSPPMTVEQYNAAIAKALQG; from the coding sequence ATGAGTGCACGTAACAGCCAGGCCAACAAGGCGGCAGCCCGCGAGCGGCTGCGCCAGGAGCGAGAGCGCCAGGCCAAGAAGGAAAAGACCCGCCGCCAGTTCGTCGTCATCGGCTCGACGATCCTGGTCCTCGCGATCGCCGGCGGTGTCGGTTACGCGATCATGCAGTCCAACAAGCCGACGCACTGGGAGTCGGTGACGGACGCGAAGAACATCACCGCGCCGAAGAACACCTCGGGCGAGAACGGCACGACCGTCGTCCTCGGCAAGGCGTCCGCGAAGAAGACGCTGGAGCTGTACGAGGACTCGCGCTGCCCGGTCTGCGCGAGCTTCGAGCAGGCCGTCGGCCCGACGGTGAAGAAGGACATCGACGCCGGAAAGTACAAGATCAAGTACATCGGCGCGACCTTCATCGACGGCAATAAGTCGATCAACGGCGAGGGCTCGAAGAACGCGCTGAGCGCCCTGGGGGCGGCGCTGAATGTGAGCCCGGAGGCGTTTGCCGAGTACAAGACGGCGCTGTACTCGAAGGCGTTCCACCCGGAGGAGACGGACGACAAGTTCTCGAAGGACTCCTACCTGCTCAAGATCGCCGAGACTGTGCCCGCGCTGAAGGGAAACAGCGAGTTCAAGAAGAACGTGGAGGACGGGACGTTCGACGCGTGGGCGATGAAGATGTCGGACACGTTCAACAAGAGCGGGGTCGGGGGCACGCCGACGCTGAAGATGAACGGCAAGAAGGTCACGGCGGAGGGATCGGACAGCCCGCCGATGACGGTGGAGCAGTACAACGCGGCGATCGCGAAGGCGCTTCAGGGCTGA